A stretch of Candidatus Omnitrophota bacterium DNA encodes these proteins:
- a CDS encoding prepilin-type N-terminal cleavage/methylation domain-containing protein codes for MIKTTNHINVAGNRRRRAVNRKSAFTLVEMLLVASLFSVISLAVFNAFANGLKIWERGCRPIIEEDISLFFEKLEGDLRNYSVYSHIGFDGKPGRITFATIVSTLIDQKKVKGVEEAGYAKEIGRVEYYFDENRRNLYRRQANFSQALKNKFGPDQPILKSIESVTFQYGYKTNRGYVIENKGKDAIPSFVLVDIKFKQGQGIGQMKKVISIPVGN; via the coding sequence ATGATAAAAACCACAAACCATATTAATGTTGCGGGAAATCGACGACGTCGGGCTGTAAATAGAAAATCGGCGTTTACCTTGGTTGAGATGCTGTTGGTCGCCTCTTTGTTTTCCGTTATCAGCTTGGCGGTTTTTAATGCGTTCGCGAACGGATTAAAGATCTGGGAGAGAGGTTGCCGCCCGATCATTGAAGAAGACATTTCTTTATTTTTTGAGAAATTAGAGGGAGATTTGCGTAATTATTCAGTCTATTCTCATATAGGATTTGACGGAAAACCGGGGCGCATTACATTTGCGACGATCGTATCAACGCTGATCGATCAAAAGAAGGTTAAAGGCGTCGAAGAGGCTGGTTACGCAAAGGAGATCGGCCGCGTTGAATATTATTTTGACGAGAATCGCCGCAACCTATATCGTCGGCAAGCCAATTTTAGCCAAGCTTTGAAAAATAAGTTTGGCCCGGACCAGCCAATTTTAAAGTCCATTGAGTCGGTAACGTTCCAATACGGTTACAAGACCAACCGCGGCTACGTCATAGAAAACAAGGGGAAAGATGCCATTCCTTCGTTTGTTCTGGTTGATATTAAATTCAAGCAAGGCCAAGGCATTGGCCAGATGAAAAAAGTTATATCAATTCCGGTGGGTAACTAA
- a CDS encoding prepilin-type N-terminal cleavage/methylation domain-containing protein has translation MKAKKTTTLPIGATKNRFGFSFVELMVAVAVLASGIVFIYRIFFISLNYSNHVVYRLHALDLLSQKIETTERIFREKNEIVFGSQQEVKTVLINNRPVDFRYVLDFKSVDGLESLYDLTVSVSWAEGVQKKTLSRSAYIADF, from the coding sequence ATGAAAGCAAAGAAGACGACGACGTTACCAATTGGGGCGACTAAAAACCGTTTTGGTTTTTCGTTCGTTGAATTAATGGTGGCCGTAGCCGTTTTGGCTTCCGGGATCGTTTTTATTTACCGAATATTCTTTATCTCCTTGAATTATTCCAACCATGTTGTTTATCGTCTGCACGCCTTAGATCTTTTAAGCCAAAAAATTGAGACCACCGAGCGAATCTTCCGGGAAAAGAATGAAATTGTTTTTGGTTCCCAACAAGAGGTAAAAACAGTTTTGATCAACAATCGCCCGGTCGATTTTCGTTATGTGCTAGATTTTAAAAGCGTTGATGGATTAGAAAGCCTTTATGACCTTACCGTTTCGGTGTCTTGGGCTGAAGGTGTTCAAAAGAAAACTCTCTCGCGCAGTGCCTACATTGCTGATTTTTAA
- the gspG gene encoding type II secretion system major pseudopilin GspG translates to MIKGKQNRTIRKERALSAFTLVEIMLVVIIIGALSAMIIPRLTGRSDQAKVAAAKADVDAHLATALKLYELDNGNFPTTSQGLDALLSKPSGNPAASNWNGPYIERKPVDPWGRSYEYASPGEHRSDYDLYSKGKNESKEDDDVTNWGD, encoded by the coding sequence ATGATCAAAGGAAAACAAAATAGAACAATAAGAAAAGAGCGTGCATTAAGCGCTTTTACTCTGGTTGAAATCATGCTGGTTGTTATTATCATTGGCGCTTTATCGGCCATGATCATCCCGCGTTTGACCGGACGATCCGACCAGGCAAAAGTTGCGGCGGCGAAGGCGGATGTCGACGCGCATTTAGCCACAGCCCTTAAGCTTTATGAGCTTGATAACGGCAATTTTCCTACCACAAGCCAAGGGCTTGATGCGCTTTTATCAAAGCCGAGCGGTAATCCTGCGGCTTCCAATTGGAACGGGCCTTACATTGAAAGAAAGCCGGTTGACCCATGGGGTCGGTCGTATGAATATGCCTCACCGGGTGAACATCGCTCTGATTACGATCTTTATTCAAAAGGAAAAAATGAAAGCAAAGAAGACGACGACGTTACCAATTGGGGCGACTAA
- a CDS encoding type II secretion system F family protein — protein sequence MPTFHYKARKGQTETISGHLEAQNQDEAIDMLHREGLLPIAIEERKSSSAGKGSLSAKKIRSKDLYIFSQQLANLNKSGVSLLRALTIIGEQAQNPYLKEIIFGIQKGVKEGRSLSNCLADYPAVFSSFYVAMIKVGEEGGSLKEMLLRIAEYQRSQEELSSKVRTALAYPVVMGVVGLATIVFILTFVMPRITNLFIEAGESLPLPTKILMQASDALRTGWFWILLVVVVAGILLDRWAKTNAGRLSLSVFKLQLPLFGNLILKSELARFAKTLELLLKSGVQIIKAIDIALPILSNEKIRQELSGLKKDLESGSTLGHGLKHSKIVPSIMVNFIVVGEEAGLLEEALRDVAASYEQETDEIIKTLTTLLEPAMILAVGLIVGFIVIAMMLPIFQMDVLAR from the coding sequence ATGCCGACATTTCATTACAAAGCACGTAAAGGGCAAACGGAAACTATCTCCGGACACTTGGAGGCGCAAAACCAGGATGAAGCGATCGACATGCTGCATCGTGAAGGGCTTCTTCCGATCGCTATTGAAGAGAGAAAATCTTCCTCCGCTGGGAAAGGGTCATTGTCAGCCAAGAAAATAAGATCAAAAGATCTGTATATCTTTAGCCAACAATTAGCCAATTTAAATAAGTCGGGCGTTTCTTTGTTGCGCGCGTTGACTATCATCGGGGAACAGGCGCAAAATCCTTATTTAAAAGAGATCATTTTTGGAATTCAAAAAGGAGTTAAAGAAGGCCGCTCTCTTTCCAACTGCCTTGCGGATTATCCGGCTGTCTTCTCATCTTTTTATGTCGCGATGATCAAGGTAGGAGAAGAGGGAGGCAGTTTAAAAGAAATGCTGTTACGCATTGCCGAATATCAACGCAGTCAAGAAGAGTTGTCGTCAAAAGTACGTACGGCCTTAGCTTATCCGGTCGTTATGGGAGTTGTCGGCCTTGCCACGATCGTTTTTATTTTAACGTTTGTTATGCCGCGGATCACAAATCTTTTTATTGAAGCCGGAGAAAGCCTTCCTCTGCCAACTAAGATCCTCATGCAGGCAAGCGATGCGTTAAGGACGGGATGGTTTTGGATCCTTTTGGTTGTTGTTGTCGCCGGGATCTTGCTGGACCGTTGGGCAAAAACAAACGCAGGACGATTGAGCTTAAGTGTTTTTAAGTTACAATTGCCTTTGTTTGGGAACCTTATTCTTAAGTCGGAACTCGCGCGTTTTGCGAAGACATTAGAACTTCTTTTAAAAAGCGGAGTTCAGATCATAAAGGCGATCGATATTGCTTTACCAATTCTTTCCAATGAAAAGATCCGCCAAGAACTATCCGGGCTTAAAAAAGATCTAGAATCGGGATCGACGCTCGGACATGGCTTAAAACATTCTAAGATCGTTCCTTCTATCATGGTTAATTTTATCGTGGTGGGAGAGGAGGCAGGGCTTCTGGAAGAAGCACTGCGTGATGTCGCGGCCTCTTACGAACAAGAAACAGACGAGATCATTAAAACATTAACGACTCTTCTTGAACCCGCAATGATTTTAGCCGTCGGACTAATTGTCGGATTTATCGTGATCGCCATGATGTTGCCGATATTCCAGATGGATGTCTTGGCGCGCTAA
- a CDS encoding ATPase, T2SS/T4P/T4SS family, with protein MMNRQTEKLLADALVKNKVLSSEDAQNALIQAQRVAESFEHYLLRLALVNKEQILIALSAALNLATVDLRNSVIEKSVIERIPVRFVWYYKFMPVKIENRVLTLAVNSPLDIKVQDELRVHLGLEPKMVLALEDDIIDAIKKYYGLAADTIDRILSKDVVKRTAAASTSEKSVEDIEKKSEDASVIKLVNQIILEAYQKRATDIHIEPYRDKVRFRYRIDGVLVDANLPSEVKHFLLPILSRIKIMANLSIVEKRLPQDGSAVVKTNEQTLDLRISTIPTPSGESMVIRILPTKVMLFSLEKLGLYLKNVQIFRELIKKPHGIIFVTGPTGSGKTTTLYACLNEINSAERKIITIEDPIEYEMENVTQIQVSPKVNLTFAAGLRSVLRHDPDIIMVGEVRDLETAEIAIRTALTGHLVFSTLHTNDAASGVTRLIEMGLESYLVSSSIEAFVAQRLVRVICPNCKEQAMSPFLEIKKEISEALRMPNIDQIRIYQGRGCDQCNHTGFYGRTGIHEILVMDDVIKAAVLEKPRADHIKQLAMTRGMVTLRQDGWRKVIEGVTTPSEVMNVTTKEDYSWMQKEVVPQNEKVKKEIKTITAPMTADVPVANRVVSKEVLATENQYGGRIYPRAATKVAIRYKVFQVEAKDDAFALKGDNVEHSTATKNLSAGGLLFIAAQPMSVESILEVKIQLDPKQPSIDCLAKVCRVEEDDQRNTFNIAVYYLDITSADRVKISEFVKLRVPEKESTNA; from the coding sequence ATGATGAACAGACAGACAGAAAAACTTCTTGCGGATGCTTTAGTAAAGAATAAGGTTTTATCGTCGGAAGACGCGCAAAATGCTCTTATCCAGGCTCAGCGTGTTGCCGAATCGTTTGAGCATTATCTTTTGCGCTTGGCCCTTGTGAACAAAGAACAAATTCTTATCGCTCTTTCCGCGGCGCTCAACTTGGCGACGGTTGATTTAAGGAATTCCGTGATCGAGAAAAGTGTCATCGAAAGAATCCCGGTGCGCTTTGTCTGGTACTATAAATTTATGCCGGTTAAAATTGAAAATCGTGTGCTGACCTTAGCGGTTAATTCGCCTTTAGATATTAAAGTTCAAGATGAACTGCGCGTTCATCTTGGCCTTGAGCCCAAAATGGTTTTAGCGCTTGAAGATGACATCATTGATGCCATAAAAAAATATTATGGATTAGCGGCAGATACCATTGACCGTATTTTAAGCAAGGATGTTGTTAAAAGAACAGCCGCGGCTTCCACGTCGGAGAAATCCGTCGAGGACATTGAAAAGAAAAGTGAAGACGCCTCCGTCATCAAACTTGTTAATCAAATTATTCTTGAGGCGTATCAGAAACGCGCGACCGATATTCATATTGAACCTTACCGCGATAAGGTGAGATTTCGTTATCGTATTGATGGTGTTTTGGTTGATGCTAATTTGCCTTCCGAAGTTAAACATTTTCTTTTGCCTATTCTTTCGCGAATTAAGATCATGGCCAATTTGAGCATTGTTGAGAAACGCCTTCCGCAAGACGGAAGCGCGGTGGTCAAAACTAATGAGCAGACACTCGATTTGCGTATTTCAACCATTCCGACTCCCAGCGGGGAAAGCATGGTGATCAGAATCCTGCCTACCAAGGTAATGCTTTTTAGCCTGGAGAAACTCGGCCTTTATTTGAAAAATGTGCAAATATTCCGGGAGCTCATCAAGAAGCCTCACGGGATCATTTTTGTGACCGGCCCTACCGGAAGCGGGAAAACCACCACTCTTTATGCCTGTTTGAATGAAATTAATTCTGCCGAGCGAAAGATCATTACCATTGAAGACCCTATTGAATATGAAATGGAAAATGTGACCCAGATCCAGGTAAGTCCGAAAGTCAATTTAACATTTGCGGCCGGGTTACGCAGTGTTTTGCGTCACGACCCGGATATTATCATGGTCGGTGAAGTCCGCGATCTGGAGACGGCCGAAATTGCGATACGGACCGCTTTAACTGGACACCTTGTTTTTTCGACTTTGCATACCAATGATGCTGCGAGCGGTGTAACCAGGCTTATCGAGATGGGCCTAGAATCTTACTTGGTTTCTTCCAGCATTGAAGCATTTGTGGCGCAGCGCCTTGTTCGGGTTATTTGCCCTAATTGCAAAGAACAAGCGATGAGCCCTTTTCTGGAGATCAAAAAAGAAATTTCCGAAGCCTTGAGAATGCCCAATATTGATCAAATAAGGATTTATCAGGGGCGCGGCTGTGATCAGTGTAATCATACCGGTTTTTATGGGCGTACAGGAATTCATGAGATATTGGTGATGGATGATGTCATTAAAGCGGCTGTTTTGGAAAAGCCGCGAGCAGATCACATCAAACAACTGGCTATGACGCGAGGCATGGTAACACTGCGGCAGGACGGCTGGCGAAAAGTCATTGAAGGCGTTACCACTCCGTCGGAAGTTATGAATGTAACGACGAAGGAAGACTACTCTTGGATGCAGAAAGAAGTAGTTCCTCAGAATGAGAAGGTAAAAAAAGAAATAAAAACGATCACTGCGCCGATGACTGCAGATGTTCCTGTCGCGAATCGTGTTGTTAGCAAGGAAGTTCTGGCGACTGAAAATCAATATGGGGGGAGGATCTACCCTCGCGCGGCAACTAAAGTAGCGATCCGTTATAAAGTTTTTCAAGTTGAAGCCAAGGATGATGCCTTTGCGTTAAAGGGTGATAATGTTGAGCATTCAACCGCAACAAAGAATTTAAGCGCCGGAGGGCTATTGTTTATTGCGGCGCAACCAATGTCGGTCGAATCCATCTTAGAAGTTAAGATACAGTTAGACCCAAAACAACCCAGCATCGACTGCTTGGCTAAGGTTTGCCGCGTTGAAGAAGATGACCAGCGCAATACGTTTAATATCGCCGTCTACTATCTCGACATCACCAGCGCTGACCGCGTTAAAATTAGCGAATTTGTGAAGCTGAGGGTTCCGGAAAAAGAAAGTACAAACGCATAA
- the atpD gene encoding F0F1 ATP synthase subunit beta: MENQEPKPEDQSQVPGPSAPLAAAVKPPERRRGLGKIVSVQGPVVDVSFDNPKDIPALYDVIEAYTFDKRRVILQCAEHLTTKVVKCVALSDTLNLQLHAACYNTFQPIAIPIGDECYGRVMDATGKPLDNAGPIAATMTTPIRRHIKQVPFDLKRKKGEKPQILETGMKYIDLLFPLVKGSKTGILGGAGCGKTVVILELMNNIVKEHSGACVFTGIGERIREGNELFHELTEHKLISKVMMTFGQMDQPPGARAEVVNTGITLAEYIQSKNKDVLLFMDNLFRFIQGGQEVSTLLGRVPAETGYQPTLASEVSAVQERIRSLEGGGSVTALQAVYVPADDMTDPAVVAIFSYLDGVIVLSRDLVQKGMYPAIDPTMSSCSNLDPNIVGRRHFDIAQNVITHFNKFNSLKRIVAVIGVEELNKDDRLIYSRAQKLFNFMTQPFTVSEVFTGKKGEFVKLEDNVESCAKILSGVYDKVKPEAFYMIGKAPVA, from the coding sequence ATGGAAAATCAAGAACCAAAACCCGAAGATCAAAGCCAAGTTCCCGGACCTTCCGCGCCATTGGCGGCGGCCGTCAAGCCTCCGGAACGTCGTCGAGGATTAGGAAAGATCGTTTCGGTCCAGGGGCCGGTTGTTGACGTGAGCTTTGACAATCCCAAAGATATCCCGGCGCTGTATGACGTTATCGAAGCTTATACATTTGACAAACGCCGTGTTATTTTACAATGCGCCGAACATTTGACAACGAAAGTCGTCAAATGCGTTGCCTTAAGCGACACCTTGAACCTTCAGCTCCACGCCGCTTGCTATAACACTTTTCAGCCTATTGCCATTCCGATTGGAGACGAATGTTATGGACGCGTTATGGACGCGACCGGAAAGCCCTTAGACAATGCCGGCCCGATTGCCGCAACAATGACAACGCCGATCCGGCGCCATATTAAGCAGGTTCCTTTTGATCTTAAAAGAAAGAAAGGGGAAAAACCGCAAATCCTGGAAACGGGAATGAAATACATTGACCTTCTTTTCCCTTTGGTTAAAGGAAGTAAAACCGGGATTTTAGGAGGAGCCGGTTGCGGAAAAACAGTCGTTATCCTTGAGCTCATGAATAATATCGTTAAGGAACACAGCGGCGCCTGTGTTTTTACGGGGATCGGCGAACGGATCCGCGAAGGAAACGAACTTTTTCATGAGTTAACAGAGCATAAACTTATTTCAAAGGTTATGATGACGTTCGGCCAGATGGATCAGCCTCCGGGCGCGCGCGCGGAAGTTGTCAACACCGGAATTACATTGGCCGAATATATTCAATCTAAAAATAAAGATGTGTTGTTGTTTATGGACAATCTTTTCCGCTTTATTCAAGGAGGACAGGAAGTTTCAACGCTTTTAGGGCGAGTTCCTGCCGAAACGGGGTATCAACCTACCCTCGCTTCTGAAGTTAGCGCGGTCCAAGAGAGAATTCGTTCTTTGGAAGGCGGCGGTTCTGTTACGGCCTTGCAGGCTGTTTACGTTCCTGCCGACGATATGACAGACCCGGCGGTCGTTGCGATCTTTAGTTATTTAGACGGCGTTATTGTTCTTTCGCGGGATTTAGTTCAAAAAGGTATGTATCCGGCCATTGACCCTACAATGAGTTCCTGTTCAAATCTTGATCCCAACATCGTCGGGCGAAGACATTTTGATATCGCTCAAAATGTTATTACGCATTTTAATAAGTTTAATTCATTAAAAAGAATTGTTGCCGTTATCGGCGTTGAAGAACTTAATAAGGATGACCGTTTGATCTATAGCCGCGCGCAAAAGTTATTTAATTTTATGACACAACCCTTTACGGTCAGCGAGGTTTTTACCGGGAAAAAGGGAGAGTTTGTTAAGCTGGAAGACAATGTTGAAAGCTGTGCTAAGATTTTAAGCGGAGTTTATGACAAGGTAAAGCCGGAAGCGTTCTATATGATCGGGAAAGCCCCTGTAGCATAA
- a CDS encoding F0F1 ATP synthase subunit gamma: MGKANKIKGDLEDMIELVAIIQVLKDVASNKFHTLANRKDRFMRFGESFVEFFRMISFSRIRHPLVSNDNPATGIVVITSEAGFMGDLNTRVIRAALAEQAKFPDSVLIAVGKKGAAKLAAPGRNMKVFEEIEATGYYQTAINIKDYLIKEVLEERLGKAIVIYPWSKNFLVQKPRVIKLLPCEELLTKQAEFVDAIERVIEESDPIDIIGYLADMWLVCRIYEMLHDTAISEAAAQSQQLEASLQKMQKEKKGVQMAFNKAKKGDIDKSMREVFTSRLMTRR, encoded by the coding sequence ATGGGTAAAGCCAATAAAATTAAGGGCGACCTGGAGGATATGATCGAATTGGTCGCCATTATCCAGGTTTTAAAAGATGTGGCGTCGAATAAATTTCACACATTGGCTAATCGTAAAGATAGGTTTATGCGTTTCGGGGAATCGTTTGTTGAGTTCTTTCGCATGATCAGTTTTTCTAGGATCCGGCATCCTTTAGTTTCCAATGATAATCCGGCAACGGGAATTGTTGTTATCACGTCGGAAGCGGGCTTCATGGGAGACCTTAATACCCGTGTTATCCGAGCCGCGCTTGCCGAACAGGCGAAATTTCCTGATTCTGTTTTGATCGCTGTCGGGAAGAAAGGAGCGGCAAAGCTGGCCGCTCCGGGGCGCAACATGAAAGTTTTTGAAGAGATCGAGGCAACGGGGTATTATCAAACAGCTATTAATATCAAAGATTATCTTATCAAAGAAGTTCTTGAAGAAAGATTGGGCAAGGCCATTGTTATCTATCCTTGGTCAAAGAACTTCTTGGTCCAAAAGCCGAGAGTTATTAAGCTTCTTCCATGTGAAGAGCTTTTAACAAAACAAGCCGAGTTTGTTGATGCCATTGAGCGTGTTATTGAAGAATCTGATCCAATTGATATTATCGGTTATTTAGCGGACATGTGGCTGGTCTGTCGTATTTATGAAATGCTTCACGATACGGCTATTTCCGAAGCCGCGGCTCAATCGCAACAATTAGAGGCGAGTTTGCAGAAGATGCAAAAAGAAAAAAAAGGCGTTCAGATGGCATTTAATAAAGCTAAAAAAGGCGACATTGATAAAAGTATGAGAGAGGTTTTTACCTCTCGGTTAATGACCCGAAGGTAA
- a CDS encoding F0F1 ATP synthase subunit delta, producing the protein MNVVMLILQFLILMAVVTGAVLFVLHRIFISSTDGALKRLDKDTELVRTKQAELTRKIKEAEEELGKRKEEADKLTKKMILEAEEAARVERDKIIKKARDDGEEIIAKAQSTKDKIRQEIEKETEIKTVDHAIEVLNQILSADAKKALDTQLVSEFIDGLDKVDMAQISQDIDTADVVSVNPLDEAAKEKLAKVIKGKLNREIKVNATVDPKIVGGVVLRFGSLALDGSLANTIKEAGAALKQKVEGE; encoded by the coding sequence ATGAATGTCGTTATGCTTATCTTGCAATTCTTGATCCTGATGGCTGTTGTGACCGGTGCGGTGTTGTTTGTTTTGCATCGGATCTTTATCTCAAGCACCGACGGGGCATTAAAACGCTTAGACAAAGATACTGAGCTTGTCCGTACGAAACAAGCAGAGCTGACACGCAAGATCAAAGAAGCCGAAGAAGAGCTTGGAAAAAGAAAAGAAGAGGCTGATAAACTAACTAAGAAAATGATCCTAGAGGCTGAAGAGGCAGCGCGTGTTGAACGCGATAAGATCATCAAGAAAGCTCGTGATGACGGCGAAGAAATTATTGCCAAGGCCCAGAGCACGAAAGATAAGATCCGCCAAGAAATCGAGAAAGAAACAGAAATTAAAACTGTTGATCATGCCATTGAGGTCTTAAATCAGATCTTAAGCGCCGATGCTAAAAAGGCTTTGGACACGCAGTTAGTGAGTGAATTCATTGACGGGTTAGACAAAGTTGACATGGCGCAAATCAGTCAGGACATTGACACGGCAGACGTTGTCTCTGTTAATCCGCTTGACGAAGCAGCCAAGGAAAAACTTGCGAAAGTCATCAAGGGAAAACTGAATCGCGAGATCAAGGTCAATGCGACAGTCGACCCGAAGATCGTTGGCGGTGTCGTTCTTAGATTTGGAAGCTTGGCGCTGGACGGCAGTTTAGCGAACACGATCAAAGAAGCAGGCGCGGCCTTGAAGCAAAAGGTTGAAGGCGAGTAG
- the atpA gene encoding F0F1 ATP synthase subunit alpha — MVDLRYTEFGTVRCIRGCIVVVMGFKNCINGQLIKFGYGTEGIIVGFDENEAQVLIVKETEKIKTGDKAIATLEPFNTPVGNKLIGRIVNPLGETLDGLGPLEYDEMYPIFVEAPAILTREPLRKTLETGIKLIDTMIPVGFGQRELILGDKMTGKTTVATDTILNQKNTNVICIYCCIGKSRSSLAKVVQLFQDHDCFNYSLIVSAAASSPPGQQYLAPYVACSIGEYYMRQSKDVFVVFDDFTKHAWCYREISLLLGRPPGRDSYPGDIFYLHSRMIERAAFMDKDHGGGSMTFFPIVEILEGDLTGYISSNLVSMTDGQIYMSTPLFGEGQKPAVDLGLSVSRVGSKVQWPAIKQLSGSLRLEYVQYKELMRISKLKSSGQSEEAIQQLKGGEILGELLKQDKDSPVALEAQVFIFYALKKKVLYEMMIPEVKVFQQEILEFARKKDPDLVKTIREKRKLDDAINKGMDAVLDEYLKEIIAKRPKEDDETDGDQNVGVDALDAATTKKPEEAKAK, encoded by the coding sequence TTGGTTGATTTGCGTTATACGGAATTTGGGACAGTGCGATGCATTCGAGGATGTATCGTCGTTGTCATGGGTTTTAAAAACTGCATTAACGGACAGCTTATTAAATTCGGCTATGGCACCGAAGGCATTATCGTCGGTTTTGATGAAAACGAGGCTCAAGTTCTTATTGTTAAAGAAACAGAAAAGATCAAAACCGGTGACAAGGCCATCGCAACGCTGGAACCTTTCAACACTCCCGTCGGAAATAAATTGATCGGTAGAATTGTTAATCCTTTAGGAGAAACATTAGACGGGCTCGGCCCCTTAGAATACGATGAGATGTATCCGATCTTTGTCGAGGCGCCTGCTATTTTGACCAGGGAACCGTTGCGCAAGACACTGGAAACGGGCATTAAGCTTATTGATACGATGATCCCGGTTGGATTCGGTCAGCGAGAATTAATTTTAGGCGATAAAATGACCGGAAAAACAACTGTCGCAACGGATACGATCCTCAATCAAAAAAACACCAACGTTATTTGTATTTATTGTTGTATCGGAAAATCAAGGTCTTCACTCGCCAAGGTTGTGCAACTGTTCCAGGATCATGACTGCTTTAATTATAGCCTGATCGTTTCTGCGGCCGCATCCAGCCCTCCGGGGCAGCAATATTTAGCTCCCTATGTGGCGTGCTCGATCGGTGAATATTATATGCGTCAAAGCAAGGATGTCTTTGTGGTCTTTGACGATTTTACTAAGCATGCGTGGTGCTATCGAGAGATCTCTCTTTTATTAGGCCGTCCTCCGGGGCGCGACTCTTATCCGGGAGATATTTTCTATTTGCATTCAAGAATGATCGAGCGCGCGGCTTTTATGGACAAAGACCATGGAGGCGGTTCCATGACTTTTTTTCCTATTGTCGAAATCCTAGAAGGCGATTTAACGGGTTATATTTCTTCGAACTTAGTTTCCATGACCGATGGACAGATCTATATGAGTACGCCGTTATTTGGAGAAGGTCAAAAACCGGCCGTTGATCTGGGTTTATCGGTTTCTCGCGTCGGAAGCAAAGTTCAGTGGCCGGCGATCAAGCAGCTAAGCGGTTCGTTACGTTTGGAATACGTTCAGTATAAAGAGCTAATGCGCATCTCAAAACTTAAATCTTCCGGACAATCGGAAGAGGCTATTCAACAACTTAAAGGCGGTGAGATCTTAGGCGAATTATTAAAGCAGGATAAAGATAGTCCCGTAGCGCTTGAGGCTCAGGTTTTTATTTTTTATGCTTTAAAGAAAAAAGTCCTCTATGAAATGATGATCCCTGAAGTAAAGGTTTTTCAACAAGAAATCTTGGAATTCGCCAGAAAAAAAGACCCGGATCTCGTTAAAACAATTCGCGAGAAAAGAAAATTGGATGATGCGATCAACAAGGGGATGGATGCTGTCTTAGATGAGTATCTCAAAGAAATTATCGCAAAAAGACCTAAGGAAGACGACGAAACAGACGGTGATCAAAATGTTGGCGTGGATGCCCTTGACGCGGCGACAACCAAAAAGCCTGAGGAAGCTAAGGCAAAGTAG